In Novosphingobium sp. MMS21-SN21R, a single genomic region encodes these proteins:
- a CDS encoding FAD-linked oxidase C-terminal domain-containing protein, protein MDLSRLPAVPPLPSGFSGLLRARFGEACQTSEAIRTQHGASESHFPTVLPGAVVFAASTQDVVDCVNLCREHGVAIVPFGAGTSLEGHTLPLSGGVSLDLSRMDAVVAVNHADFDCVIQPGIRREALNAHLRDTGLFFPIDPGANATIGGMAATRASGTNAVRYGTMREAVLGLEVVTAQGKVIRTGKRAKKSANGYDLTRLYVGSEGTLGIITEITLRLHPMPEAIMAACCAFETLEGAVDTVVQAFHCGVPMARIELLDTALVRAVNRWSKLEMPEAPTLMFEFHGSPAGVTEQVETIRALAAANGGGEFVWAEKTEDRTRLWRARHEAYYASIAVRAGAIGWTTDVCVPMSRLAECITQTRAELDRSAIPTTIVGHVGDGNFHVLFAIDPDSPAELAEVEALNASIVERALAADGTCSGEHGIGLGKQEWLIAELGEDAVDVMRTLKRALDPDGLFNPGKIFSM, encoded by the coding sequence ATGGACCTCTCCCGACTCCCCGCCGTGCCGCCGCTACCATCAGGCTTCTCCGGTCTGCTGCGCGCCCGCTTTGGCGAGGCCTGCCAGACCTCCGAGGCCATCCGCACGCAGCACGGCGCGAGCGAATCGCATTTCCCCACCGTATTGCCGGGCGCCGTGGTCTTTGCCGCATCGACGCAAGACGTGGTCGATTGCGTGAACCTGTGCCGCGAGCACGGCGTCGCCATCGTGCCATTCGGTGCGGGCACATCGCTCGAAGGCCACACGCTCCCACTGTCAGGCGGGGTCAGCCTTGACCTCTCGCGCATGGACGCTGTGGTCGCGGTGAACCACGCGGACTTCGACTGCGTGATCCAGCCCGGCATCCGGCGTGAGGCGCTGAACGCGCACTTGCGCGATACGGGACTGTTCTTCCCCATCGACCCCGGCGCCAACGCTACCATCGGCGGGATGGCGGCCACGCGCGCCTCGGGCACCAATGCCGTGCGATATGGCACGATGCGCGAGGCGGTGCTGGGGCTGGAAGTCGTCACCGCGCAAGGCAAAGTCATCCGCACTGGCAAGCGCGCGAAGAAATCCGCCAATGGCTATGACCTGACCCGGCTTTATGTGGGATCGGAAGGCACGCTGGGGATCATCACCGAGATCACGCTGCGCCTGCATCCGATGCCAGAGGCGATCATGGCGGCGTGCTGCGCGTTCGAGACGCTCGAAGGCGCGGTCGATACCGTGGTGCAGGCGTTCCATTGCGGCGTGCCGATGGCGCGGATCGAATTGCTCGACACCGCGCTGGTGCGCGCGGTCAACCGCTGGTCGAAACTCGAAATGCCCGAAGCGCCGACGCTGATGTTCGAGTTCCACGGCAGCCCGGCGGGCGTGACCGAGCAGGTCGAGACGATCCGCGCGCTGGCCGCTGCCAATGGCGGCGGCGAATTCGTCTGGGCGGAGAAGACCGAGGATCGCACCCGGCTGTGGCGCGCGCGGCACGAGGCCTATTACGCCTCGATTGCGGTGCGGGCGGGCGCCATCGGCTGGACCACCGATGTCTGCGTGCCGATGAGCCGCCTTGCCGAATGCATCACACAGACCCGCGCGGAGCTGGACCGCTCAGCCATCCCGACAACCATCGTCGGCCATGTGGGTGACGGTAACTTCCACGTGCTCTTCGCCATCGATCCAGATTCGCCTGCCGAACTGGCCGAAGTCGAGGCGCTGAACGCAAGTATCGTCGAACGTGCGCTCGCTGCCGACGGCACTTGCAGCGGCGAACACGGCATCGGCCTTGGCAAGCAGGAATGGTTGATTGCCGAGCTGGGCGAGGACGCGGTGGACGTGATGCGCACGCTCAAGCGGGCGCTGGACCCGGACGGGTTGTTCAATCCGGGGAAGATATTTTCGATGTAG
- a CDS encoding cytochrome c family protein gives MGKFTGAMVVVGLATSALAGGTAFAQAKGDPVLGKKVFMRCVACHAVTPSAGPKMGPNLSGVVGRKAAAAQGFKYSAAMQKAKLKWDEATLDKWLTKPSAVVPGTSMAFAGIPTPADRANVIAYLKNPAP, from the coding sequence ATGGGCAAGTTTACAGGTGCGATGGTTGTAGTGGGTCTGGCGACCTCGGCTCTGGCAGGCGGCACGGCGTTCGCTCAGGCCAAGGGGGATCCGGTGCTGGGCAAGAAAGTGTTCATGCGCTGCGTCGCGTGCCATGCAGTAACGCCAAGCGCAGGCCCGAAGATGGGTCCGAACCTTTCGGGCGTGGTCGGCCGCAAGGCTGCTGCTGCGCAGGGTTTCAAGTATTCGGCGGCAATGCAGAAGGCCAAGCTCAAGTGGGACGAGGCGACGCTCGACAAATGGCTGACCAAGCCGTCGGCCGTCGTGCCCGGCACGTCGATGGCCTTTGCCGGCATTCCCACTCCGGCTGACCGCGCCAATGTCATCGCATATCTTAAAAATCCGGCTCCCTAA
- a CDS encoding alkyl sulfatase dimerization domain-containing protein: MSDKILRWLALACAASTLVPQPALADVPSEATRKANAAAVLDLPMADRRDFDFAARGLVATRKDPVIRDAAGKPVWDTAALAFAKGDAPASVHPSLWRHAQVLGKAGLFKVTDHIWQVRGFDVANITFVRGEKGWIVIDPLTATETAAAAYDLISEKVARLPVSAMIYTHSHVDHFGGAGAFSAALAKDAPILAPQGFTRAAVSENVIAGPAMGRRAGYQFGMGLPKSAEGSMGSGIGIGVAGGTRSLMPPTREISETGTEMTIDGVRMRFQVTPGTEAPAEMNLGFPDWKVADLAENANVSQHNILTPRGAVIRDAKAWAQGLTEAIDFFSGSDVLITSHGWPRFGAGEITDYLGKHRDAYAYLHDQTVRLMNKGLTGPEIGAKLTLPPALAQQWYDRPYYGSYSFNSRAVYQFYMGWYDGNPVHLAPLPPEDGARRYVEALGGPARVRALAGEAFAKGDYPWAAELLDKAIFADGSDAEAKALLARTYRQLAYQSENALWRNIYLSGARELDNGIAAEDPTGGAALISQLPPADLFDVLAVRLDPAKADDSALTLGFVFPDRAQEHTITVANGVLVHRPGLREGRQGTLTVRYTDLLGALFGGKPLATKVASGDAQIDGDPAAFARLIGWLDKPDPAFAIVTP; this comes from the coding sequence ATGTCAGACAAGATACTTCGCTGGCTGGCATTGGCCTGCGCGGCCAGCACGCTGGTACCGCAACCTGCTTTGGCCGATGTGCCCAGCGAGGCGACGCGCAAAGCCAATGCCGCGGCGGTGCTGGACTTGCCAATGGCGGACCGCCGCGATTTCGACTTTGCGGCACGCGGACTCGTCGCCACGCGCAAGGACCCCGTAATCCGCGATGCGGCGGGCAAGCCGGTGTGGGACACCGCTGCGCTCGCCTTTGCGAAGGGCGACGCGCCTGCCAGCGTTCACCCCAGCCTGTGGCGACACGCGCAAGTGCTCGGCAAGGCGGGACTATTCAAGGTGACCGACCACATCTGGCAGGTGCGCGGGTTCGATGTTGCCAACATCACCTTCGTGCGCGGCGAAAAGGGCTGGATCGTGATCGATCCGCTGACGGCGACCGAAACTGCCGCAGCAGCCTATGACCTGATCAGCGAAAAGGTCGCACGGCTGCCGGTCAGCGCGATGATCTACACGCACAGCCATGTCGATCATTTCGGCGGTGCCGGGGCTTTTTCCGCGGCGCTCGCCAAGGATGCGCCGATCCTCGCACCGCAGGGATTCACCCGCGCGGCGGTGAGCGAGAACGTGATAGCGGGACCGGCGATGGGGCGCCGCGCGGGCTATCAGTTCGGTATGGGCCTGCCCAAGAGCGCAGAAGGATCAATGGGCTCTGGCATCGGCATCGGCGTTGCAGGCGGCACCCGCAGCCTCATGCCGCCGACGCGCGAGATTTCAGAGACCGGCACCGAAATGACCATCGACGGCGTGCGCATGCGCTTTCAGGTGACCCCCGGCACCGAAGCGCCTGCGGAAATGAACCTCGGTTTCCCGGACTGGAAAGTCGCGGACCTTGCCGAAAACGCGAACGTCAGCCAGCACAACATCCTCACCCCGCGCGGCGCGGTGATTCGCGATGCCAAGGCCTGGGCGCAGGGCCTGACCGAGGCGATCGACTTCTTTTCCGGGTCCGACGTCCTCATCACCAGCCACGGCTGGCCGCGCTTCGGCGCGGGCGAGATCACGGACTATCTCGGCAAGCACCGTGATGCCTACGCCTACCTGCACGACCAGACCGTGCGGCTGATGAACAAGGGGCTGACCGGCCCGGAGATCGGCGCCAAGCTCACCCTGCCCCCGGCGCTGGCGCAGCAGTGGTACGACCGGCCCTATTACGGATCGTACAGCTTCAACAGCCGCGCCGTCTACCAGTTCTACATGGGCTGGTATGATGGCAATCCGGTGCACCTTGCACCCTTGCCGCCTGAGGATGGAGCGCGGCGCTATGTCGAGGCTCTGGGCGGGCCGGCGCGCGTGCGTGCGCTGGCAGGGGAGGCTTTTGCCAAGGGCGATTACCCTTGGGCCGCCGAATTGCTCGACAAGGCCATCTTTGCAGATGGATCGGATGCGGAAGCCAAGGCACTGCTCGCCCGGACCTACCGCCAGCTTGCCTATCAGAGCGAGAACGCGCTGTGGCGCAACATATACCTGAGCGGGGCGCGTGAACTCGACAACGGCATCGCAGCCGAAGACCCGACCGGCGGCGCCGCGCTCATCAGCCAGTTGCCACCCGCCGATCTGTTCGATGTCCTGGCGGTGCGGCTCGATCCGGCCAAGGCGGATGACAGTGCGCTGACGTTGGGATTTGTCTTCCCGGACCGGGCGCAGGAACACACGATCACTGTGGCCAATGGCGTGCTGGTGCACCGCCCCGGCCTGCGTGAAGGACGACAGGGGACGTTGACGGTGCGTTATACCGATCTGCTCGGCGCACTGTTCGGCGGAAAGCCGCTCGCTACGAAAGTCGCATCGGGGGATGCCCAAATCGACGGTGATCCGGCCGCATTTGCCCGCCTGATCGGCTGGCTCGACAAGCCGGACCCCGCCTTTGCGATCGTTACGCCTTAG
- a CDS encoding fatty acyl-AMP ligase, which yields MTVSDAVAEQATLVPTPNIDVQPRRYADFDTFCDALDYAAKGVLGFNFHDPRGNLARPYPYSELREDALVAARKLIALGVGAGDRVALVAETGPEFAALFCGAMYAGAWPVPLPLPTSFGGKENYIDQLTIQLSSSDPKMLLFPGEIAEMAAAAAARQGCPGMSWDEFDAGEMADTALPVPDPDAISYLQYSSGSTRFPHGVAVTHRALMANLAGHSHGMSIADPDRAVSWLPWYHDMGLVGCFLSPIANGVSVDYLKTEDFARRPLAWLDLVSRNKGTTLSYSPTFGYDICARRISSQTNVTDRFDLSRWRVAGNGADMIRPDVMQNFVNAFADAGFRADAFLPSYGLAEATLGVTIMPPGEGIRVELVAEERLSGTPRDLSRPARYRAMVNCGVPIKGMELAIRGESGNELPHHHIGKVWCRGSSVMHSYFRDPASTAECMVDGWLDTGDMGYVDEKGYLFIVGRAKDMIIINGKNHWPQDIEWAVEQLPGFHQGDIAAFSVETENGEEAPAVLVHCRVSDPVERVKLRDQIRDKVRSITGMNCVVELVPPRTLPRTSSGKLSRAKAKKLYLSGDIAPYQLAA from the coding sequence ATGACCGTTTCGGACGCTGTTGCTGAGCAGGCAACTCTCGTTCCCACACCCAATATCGACGTGCAGCCACGCCGATATGCGGACTTCGACACCTTCTGCGATGCGCTGGATTATGCCGCGAAGGGCGTTCTGGGATTCAATTTCCACGATCCGCGCGGCAATCTCGCGCGGCCCTATCCCTATTCGGAACTGCGCGAGGACGCGCTGGTTGCAGCGCGCAAGCTGATTGCGCTGGGCGTCGGCGCTGGTGACCGCGTGGCGCTGGTCGCTGAAACCGGCCCTGAATTTGCGGCGTTGTTCTGCGGCGCGATGTATGCCGGAGCCTGGCCTGTTCCTCTGCCGCTGCCGACCAGCTTCGGCGGCAAGGAAAACTACATCGACCAGCTGACGATCCAGCTATCCAGCTCTGATCCCAAGATGCTGCTGTTCCCCGGCGAAATAGCCGAAATGGCGGCGGCTGCGGCTGCACGCCAGGGTTGCCCCGGCATGTCGTGGGATGAATTTGACGCTGGCGAGATGGCGGATACCGCCCTGCCCGTGCCCGATCCCGACGCGATCAGCTACTTGCAGTATTCGAGCGGCTCCACCCGTTTCCCGCACGGCGTGGCGGTTACCCACCGCGCGCTGATGGCCAACCTTGCCGGGCATTCGCACGGCATGAGCATTGCCGACCCGGACCGCGCAGTCTCATGGCTGCCGTGGTATCACGACATGGGCCTTGTCGGCTGCTTCCTCTCGCCGATCGCCAATGGCGTCTCGGTCGACTATCTCAAGACCGAGGATTTCGCCCGCCGTCCACTGGCATGGCTCGATCTGGTCAGCCGCAACAAGGGCACGACGCTCTCCTATTCGCCCACTTTCGGTTATGACATCTGCGCACGCCGCATTTCCAGCCAGACGAATGTGACCGACCGGTTTGACCTTTCCCGCTGGCGGGTTGCAGGCAATGGCGCGGACATGATCCGCCCCGATGTGATGCAGAACTTCGTCAACGCCTTTGCCGATGCAGGCTTTCGCGCCGACGCGTTCCTGCCAAGCTACGGACTTGCCGAGGCCACGCTCGGCGTGACGATCATGCCGCCGGGCGAAGGCATCCGCGTCGAACTGGTAGCTGAAGAGCGCCTGTCGGGCACGCCGCGCGATCTGTCGCGCCCTGCCCGCTATCGCGCCATGGTCAATTGCGGCGTGCCGATCAAGGGCATGGAACTGGCAATCCGGGGCGAGAGCGGCAACGAACTGCCGCACCACCACATCGGCAAGGTGTGGTGCCGCGGCTCGTCGGTGATGCACTCTTATTTCCGCGATCCTGCATCGACCGCTGAATGCATGGTCGATGGCTGGCTCGACACTGGCGACATGGGTTACGTTGATGAAAAGGGGTACCTGTTCATCGTCGGCCGCGCCAAGGACATGATCATCATCAACGGCAAGAACCACTGGCCGCAGGACATCGAATGGGCCGTGGAACAGCTCCCCGGCTTCCATCAGGGTGACATCGCCGCCTTCTCGGTAGAGACCGAAAACGGCGAGGAAGCCCCCGCCGTCCTGGTCCACTGCCGCGTTTCGGACCCGGTCGAGCGCGTGAAGCTGCGCGACCAGATCCGCGACAAGGTCCGCTCGATCACCGGCATGAACTGCGTAGTCGAACTGGTGCCGCCGCGCACATTGCCGCGCACCAGTTCAGGCAAATTGAGCCGCGCCAAGGCCAAGAAGCTCTACCTTTCAGGGGACATCGCGCCCTACCAACTGGCCGCCTGA
- a CDS encoding regulatory protein RecX yields the protein MARKPPYDPAQRRERPLPKPLDAARMEEMALAYVARFATSAGKLADYLKRKLRERGWDGESGPDITGLVGRFVEIGYVDDATFARAKGQGLLRRGFGARRIDQALGAAGIAEPLREEARGNESERRRAALVMARKRRFGPFSKDGPVDRALREKQVAAMLRAGHPLDHVREVVNALSEQALEEWVDETSD from the coding sequence ATGGCACGCAAACCCCCATATGATCCGGCACAGCGCCGCGAACGACCTTTGCCAAAGCCGCTCGATGCCGCGCGCATGGAAGAGATGGCGCTCGCCTATGTCGCACGCTTCGCCACGAGCGCGGGCAAGCTGGCGGATTACCTGAAGCGAAAGTTGCGCGAGCGCGGCTGGGATGGCGAGAGCGGCCCAGACATCACGGGTCTGGTCGGACGATTCGTTGAAATCGGCTATGTCGATGATGCCACATTCGCACGCGCCAAGGGGCAGGGCCTGCTCAGGCGCGGCTTTGGTGCCCGGCGGATCGATCAGGCGCTGGGTGCAGCCGGGATTGCCGAGCCACTGCGCGAGGAAGCGCGCGGGAACGAGAGCGAGCGCCGCCGCGCCGCTCTGGTCATGGCGCGCAAGCGGCGATTCGGCCCGTTCAGCAAGGATGGACCGGTGGACCGGGCATTGCGTGAAAAGCAGGTCGCGGCCATGTTGCGCGCAGGCCACCCCCTTGATCATGTGCGCGAGGTGGTGAATGCCCTGTCAGAGCAGGCACTGGAAGAATGGGTCGATGAAACAAGTGATTAG
- a CDS encoding DUF192 domain-containing protein translates to MKQVIRNAAFAVLALVAGCSPGATDAGARTATETTAPAVHPVSGLPVSPVKITSGGKAHTFRSEVARTGPEQAKGLMFRTEIGDDEGMIFIRNPPDHAAFWMRNTVIPLDIIFVGLDHKILNIAANAVPYDETPLPAAGLTSAVFEINGGLAAKLGIKPGDKVDW, encoded by the coding sequence ATGAAACAAGTGATTAGAAACGCGGCGTTTGCTGTTCTCGCACTGGTTGCGGGGTGTTCGCCCGGTGCGACGGATGCGGGCGCGCGCACGGCGACCGAAACGACAGCGCCCGCCGTCCATCCGGTGTCCGGCCTGCCGGTTTCTCCGGTCAAGATCACCAGCGGTGGCAAAGCCCACACCTTTCGTTCCGAAGTGGCGCGCACTGGCCCCGAACAGGCCAAGGGCCTGATGTTCCGAACCGAGATCGGCGACGACGAAGGCATGATCTTCATCCGCAACCCGCCCGATCACGCGGCGTTCTGGATGCGCAACACGGTGATTCCGCTCGACATCATCTTCGTCGGGCTTGACCACAAGATCTTGAACATCGCAGCAAATGCCGTGCCTTACGATGAAACCCCCCTCCCGGCGGCGGGCCTCACCAGCGCGGTGTTCGAAATCAACGGCGGCCTTGCCGCAAAGCTCGGAATCAAGCCCGGCGACAAGGTCGACTGGTAA
- a CDS encoding NADH:ubiquinone oxidoreductase subunit NDUFA12, with amino-acid sequence MSILGKIFTWWNGATLTTMLDSALKGEQVGTDAQGNAYYRAKKPYPKGHPFAGRERRWVIYNGANDASRVPSEWHGWLHGSFDGVPESNLPPARIWEVDYTPNATGTSAAYRPQGALERGGKRAAATGDYEAWSPEA; translated from the coding sequence ATGAGCATCCTCGGCAAGATCTTCACCTGGTGGAATGGCGCAACCTTAACCACCATGCTCGACAGCGCGCTGAAAGGCGAGCAGGTCGGCACCGACGCACAGGGCAACGCCTATTACCGCGCCAAGAAGCCCTATCCCAAGGGCCATCCCTTTGCCGGGCGGGAGCGCCGCTGGGTGATCTACAACGGCGCCAATGATGCGAGCCGCGTGCCGTCCGAATGGCACGGCTGGCTGCATGGTTCGTTTGACGGCGTTCCTGAAAGCAACCTGCCGCCTGCACGAATCTGGGAAGTGGACTACACCCCCAATGCCACCGGCACCTCGGCGGCTTACCGCCCGCAGGGCGCGCTTGAGCGCGGTGGCAAGCGTGCCGCCGCCACGGGTGACTACGAAGCCTGGTCGCCGGAAGCCTGA
- the aat gene encoding leucyl/phenylalanyl-tRNA--protein transferase: MSRNDPLAIPPELLLKAYRAGIFPMADSRDDPEVFWVEPRMRAILPLDGFHMSKSLARTLRRDRFTVTCNAAFEAVIDACAAPRPGAEESWISTRIRESYIALHEHGHAHSIECWQDGRLVGGLYGVGFARVFCGESMFSRTADASKVALAWLVAALRRVGAELLDCQFTTTHLTSLGAVEVPQSQYLQLLSQAQRGYSAAESAAGRALAEELGEGLAVGEGTAAPLGLPAGFAALRSGAFGASSPGNVIAQSLTHTS; this comes from the coding sequence ATGTCCCGCAACGATCCCCTCGCCATTCCGCCCGAGCTTCTGCTCAAGGCCTACCGTGCAGGGATTTTCCCGATGGCGGACAGCCGTGACGATCCCGAAGTTTTCTGGGTTGAGCCCCGGATGCGCGCGATTCTGCCGCTCGACGGCTTTCACATGTCGAAATCGCTGGCGCGCACGCTGCGACGAGACCGCTTTACCGTAACCTGCAATGCCGCGTTCGAGGCAGTGATCGACGCCTGCGCCGCGCCGCGCCCCGGCGCAGAGGAAAGCTGGATCAGCACGCGAATCCGCGAAAGCTACATCGCACTGCACGAACACGGCCATGCCCACTCGATCGAATGCTGGCAGGACGGACGGCTGGTCGGCGGGCTTTATGGCGTGGGATTCGCCCGGGTTTTCTGCGGCGAATCGATGTTCAGCCGGACGGCCGATGCTTCGAAAGTGGCGCTCGCCTGGCTGGTCGCCGCGCTGCGGCGCGTCGGCGCGGAACTGCTCGACTGCCAATTCACCACCACCCACCTGACCTCGCTGGGGGCGGTGGAGGTGCCGCAAAGCCAGTACCTGCAACTGCTGTCGCAGGCGCAGCGTGGCTATTCAGCGGCGGAATCCGCAGCAGGGCGCGCGCTGGCCGAGGAACTGGGCGAAGGGCTGGCAGTGGGTGAAGGCACGGCAGCCCCGCTCGGACTGCCTGCCGGCTTTGCTGCACTGCGCTCCGGTGCCTTTGGCGCGTCCTCACCGGGGAACGTCATCGCGCAGTCCTTGACCCACACGTCGTAG
- the secE gene encoding preprotein translocase subunit SecE, whose translation MAKTSPGEFFNQVKAEARKVVWPTRQETTTTAIFVGIMMLILAVFFLGIDSLFGAVVRFLLKLA comes from the coding sequence ATGGCCAAGACCAGCCCCGGCGAGTTCTTCAATCAGGTGAAGGCAGAAGCGCGCAAGGTCGTTTGGCCGACCCGTCAGGAAACCACCACCACCGCGATCTTCGTCGGCATCATGATGCTGATTCTCGCCGTGTTCTTCCTCGGCATCGATTCACTGTTTGGCGCGGTCGTTCGCTTCCTGCTCAAGCTCGCCTGA
- the nusG gene encoding transcription termination/antitermination protein NusG — protein MARWYIIHAYSGFENKVRDAIISEAERIGLSQLVEAVEVPTETVTEVKRGKKVQVERKFMPGYVLAKLAMNDDIYHLVKNTPKVTGFLGTNSKPQPISDKEAARYFGAREQAAAEPRKSVVVDYEIGDSVKVNAGPFASFNGIVEELDFDKSRVKVSVSIFGRATPVELGFEEVELVR, from the coding sequence ATGGCCCGCTGGTACATCATTCACGCTTACTCCGGCTTCGAGAACAAGGTTCGCGACGCGATCATTTCGGAGGCCGAGCGGATCGGTCTTTCGCAGCTGGTCGAGGCGGTCGAGGTTCCGACCGAAACCGTGACCGAAGTGAAGCGCGGCAAAAAGGTTCAGGTCGAACGCAAGTTCATGCCGGGCTACGTGCTGGCCAAGCTGGCGATGAACGACGACATCTACCATCTCGTCAAGAACACGCCGAAGGTGACCGGTTTCCTCGGCACCAACAGCAAGCCGCAACCGATTTCCGACAAGGAAGCTGCCCGTTATTTCGGCGCGCGCGAACAGGCCGCAGCCGAACCACGCAAGAGCGTCGTGGTCGATTACGAGATCGGCGATTCGGTCAAGGTCAACGCCGGCCCGTTCGCCTCGTTCAACGGCATCGTCGAGGAACTGGACTTCGACAAGAGCCGCGTGAAGGTCTCGGTTTCGATCTTCGGTCGCGCCACTCCGGTGGAACTGGGCTTCGAGGAAGTCGAGCTGGTTCGCTAA
- the rplK gene encoding 50S ribosomal protein L11, with product MAKKIEGYIKLQVSAGEAKPAPPIGPALGQRGVNIMEFCKQFNAATQEVEKGTPLPTVITVYADRSFTFVTKTPPATFFIKKAVGIKSGSKTPGKASAGTITRAQLADIAQAKMKDLNANDIEAATKIIEGSARAMGLTVVEG from the coding sequence GTGGCCAAGAAGATTGAAGGCTATATCAAGCTGCAGGTATCGGCTGGTGAAGCCAAGCCTGCCCCGCCGATCGGTCCTGCGCTGGGTCAGCGCGGCGTGAACATCATGGAATTCTGCAAGCAGTTCAACGCTGCCACGCAGGAAGTCGAAAAGGGCACCCCGCTCCCGACCGTGATCACCGTCTATGCCGACCGTTCGTTCACGTTCGTCACCAAGACCCCGCCCGCCACGTTCTTCATCAAGAAGGCCGTCGGCATCAAGTCGGGTTCGAAGACTCCGGGCAAGGCTTCGGCCGGCACGATCACCCGCGCGCAGCTCGCTGACATCGCACAGGCCAAGATGAAGGACCTGAACGCGAACGACATCGAAGCCGCAACGAAGATCATCGAAGGCTCCGCTCGCGCGATGGGCCTCACCGTGGTGGAGGGCTGA
- the rplA gene encoding 50S ribosomal protein L1: MANLTKKQKSLTEKLGDNQQLYTVNDAIKLLKDLKSAKFDESLEVSLNLGVDPRHADQMVRGMVVLPSGTGKDVKVAVFARGDKAEAALAAGADKVGAEDLLEDMQNGNLDYGRVIATPDMMGIVGRLGKVLGPKGLMPNPKLGTVTPNVADAVKAAKSGQIEFRVEKAGIIHGGIGKLSFSDEALRANFDAFVDAIVKAKPAGAKGKYLRKVGLSSSMGPGLKIDVAQVHGG; encoded by the coding sequence ATGGCCAACCTGACCAAGAAGCAGAAGTCGCTGACCGAAAAGCTGGGCGACAATCAGCAGCTCTACACCGTCAATGACGCGATCAAGCTGCTCAAGGACCTCAAGAGCGCCAAGTTCGACGAGAGCCTTGAAGTTTCGCTGAACCTCGGCGTCGATCCCCGCCACGCCGACCAGATGGTCCGCGGCATGGTCGTGCTGCCTTCGGGCACCGGCAAGGATGTCAAGGTTGCCGTGTTCGCACGCGGCGACAAGGCCGAAGCGGCTCTGGCCGCAGGGGCCGACAAGGTCGGCGCCGAAGACCTGCTCGAGGACATGCAGAACGGCAACCTCGACTATGGCCGCGTGATCGCGACGCCCGACATGATGGGCATCGTTGGCCGCCTCGGCAAGGTGCTGGGTCCCAAGGGCCTGATGCCGAACCCGAAGCTCGGCACCGTCACCCCGAACGTCGCTGATGCGGTCAAGGCAGCCAAGAGCGGCCAGATCGAATTCCGCGTCGAAAAGGCCGGCATCATCCACGGCGGCATCGGCAAGCTCTCGTTCTCGGACGAAGCGCTGCGCGCCAACTTCGACGCTTTCGTCGATGCGATCGTCAAGGCAAAGCCTGCTGGCGCGAAGGGCAAGTACCTGCGCAAGGTCGGCCTGTCCTCGTCGATGGGCCCCGGCCTGAAGATCGACGTTGCACAGGTTCACGGCGGCTAA
- a CDS encoding peptidylprolyl isomerase, translating into MLTRRLVLLAPLAVLLVAATPVKKRVAAPRAAPVATYPAPSKAPLPDKVRIVLTTEMGPILVEVDVKRAPASATNFVRYAETKRFDGTVLYRAMHLKWGEQPNGLIQGGTRGDPRRNLPPIAHEPTDQTGILHKAGTLSMARYAPGTATGDFSIMVSDQPGLDAQPDSADPEAKAGYAAFGQVVEGMDVVKAIFAAPISETEGEGIMRGQILAKPVKILTARRVADTPPAP; encoded by the coding sequence ATGCTGACCCGTCGCCTTGTGCTGCTCGCTCCGCTCGCCGTGTTGCTGGTTGCGGCGACGCCGGTGAAGAAGCGCGTCGCCGCGCCGCGTGCCGCCCCAGTGGCCACTTACCCCGCGCCTTCGAAGGCGCCGCTCCCGGACAAGGTACGTATCGTGCTGACGACCGAGATGGGGCCGATCTTGGTGGAAGTGGATGTGAAGCGCGCGCCGGCAAGCGCGACGAACTTCGTCCGTTATGCCGAGACGAAGCGGTTCGACGGGACAGTGCTCTACCGGGCGATGCACCTCAAATGGGGCGAACAGCCCAATGGGTTGATCCAGGGCGGCACGCGTGGCGATCCTCGGCGCAACCTGCCGCCGATCGCGCATGAGCCGACCGACCAGACCGGCATTCTGCACAAGGCGGGAACCCTGTCGATGGCGCGCTACGCCCCCGGCACAGCTACCGGCGATTTCTCGATCATGGTGTCGGACCAGCCGGGCCTCGATGCCCAGCCTGATTCCGCCGACCCGGAAGCCAAGGCGGGTTATGCCGCGTTCGGTCAGGTGGTCGAAGGCATGGACGTGGTGAAGGCGATCTTCGCCGCGCCGATCTCGGAAACCGAGGGCGAAGGGATCATGCGCGGACAAATTCTGGCCAAGCCGGTGAAGATCCTCACCGCGCGCCGCGTGGCCGATACGCCGCCTGCGCCCTGA